In Mesorhizobium sp. 113-3-3, a genomic segment contains:
- a CDS encoding F0F1 ATP synthase subunit epsilon, translating to MAEAFKFELVSPERLLVSEQVESVVIPGAEGEMTVMAHHAPVMTTIKPGVVTVKTASGGEERYVVFGGFADIVPAGCTLLAESAVAVKDVDRADLARRIQEAKEDAADAKDDQARSKAEQFLSQLTTLEGAIIPA from the coding sequence ATGGCTGAAGCTTTCAAATTCGAACTGGTCTCGCCGGAGCGCCTGCTGGTTTCCGAGCAGGTCGAATCCGTCGTCATTCCGGGCGCCGAAGGCGAGATGACCGTTATGGCGCATCACGCGCCGGTCATGACCACGATCAAGCCGGGTGTCGTCACAGTGAAGACCGCCTCGGGCGGCGAAGAACGCTATGTCGTGTTCGGCGGTTTTGCCGACATCGTCCCGGCCGGCTGCACGCTGCTGGCGGAATCGGCAGTGGCGGTGAAGGATGTCGACCGGGCCGATCTCGCCCGCCGCATCCAGGAAGCCAAGGAAGATGCCGCCGACGCCAAGGACGACCAGGCGCGCAGCAAGGCCGAGCAATTCCTCAGCCAGCTCACGACGCTGGAAGGCGCGATCATTCCGGCCTGA